The following coding sequences are from one Fibrobacterota bacterium window:
- a CDS encoding DNA gyrase/topoisomerase IV subunit A: MASNTLKDHLPHVQDMYKEYFLDYASYVITDRAVPHLADGLKPVQRRILHSLREEEDGRFHKVANIIGQTMKYHPHGDAAIGDALVNLGQKNLLIDTQGNWGDPVTGDSAAAARYIETKLSKFALEVAFNPATTTWQRSYDGRNLEPVLLPMKFPLVLAQGAEGIAVGLATKIVPHNFCELIEACIAVLKKEKFKLRPDFPTGGIVDASNYNDGQSGGKLKVRARIIEVDNKTLAITQIPYGTTTGSLIDSIVTANDKGKIKIKRIEDKTAANVDIVIHLPPGAEPEKSIDALYAFTDCETSISPNCCVIFENKPVFLGVSELLELSVQDTVKLLKQELEIRKQDLSEKWHFKSLEKIFIEERIYRQIEKCETWEAIIDTIDKGLKPYRKQFVRDVTVDDITRLTEIRIKRISRFDGFKADEEMIALQKEIGETEKNLKGLTRYAISYYENLLSKYGKGRERKTKIARFDDIDAAEVILSNLKVYMDRENGFVGTKVSNGELIGTDFSSMDEVIAFKEDGTFAVTKVGEKNFVGNKILFAAKFDRADETTVYNMLYRDGRGGNLMAKRFQIGGITRDKQYDLTKGSPQSKVWYLEVQPAKISDKVIVHLVPQPRIKTEIPLNFEDYEVKGRGTNGNIVSPHAVKRVERKTKLPETNDEKGAKK; this comes from the coding sequence ATGGCATCGAATACCCTGAAAGACCATCTCCCCCACGTCCAGGACATGTACAAGGAGTACTTCCTGGATTACGCGTCGTATGTGATAACCGATCGGGCCGTGCCGCATCTGGCCGACGGCCTCAAGCCGGTACAGCGCCGCATCCTGCATTCCTTGCGCGAAGAAGAGGACGGGCGGTTCCACAAGGTCGCCAACATCATCGGGCAGACCATGAAGTACCATCCCCATGGCGATGCGGCCATCGGCGATGCGCTGGTGAACCTGGGGCAGAAGAACCTTCTCATCGATACCCAAGGGAACTGGGGCGATCCGGTGACGGGGGACTCCGCGGCAGCGGCGCGATACATCGAAACCAAGCTTTCCAAGTTCGCCTTGGAAGTGGCGTTCAACCCGGCCACCACCACCTGGCAGAGGTCTTACGACGGCCGCAACCTGGAACCGGTGCTCCTACCCATGAAGTTCCCGTTGGTCCTGGCCCAAGGCGCCGAAGGCATCGCCGTCGGCTTGGCCACCAAGATCGTCCCGCATAATTTTTGCGAACTCATCGAAGCCTGCATCGCGGTGCTCAAGAAAGAGAAATTCAAGCTGCGGCCGGACTTCCCCACCGGCGGCATCGTGGACGCCTCCAATTACAACGACGGCCAATCGGGCGGAAAGCTCAAGGTGCGCGCGCGCATCATCGAGGTCGATAACAAGACGCTGGCCATCACCCAGATCCCTTACGGAACCACCACGGGCAGCCTCATCGACTCCATCGTGACCGCCAACGACAAGGGCAAGATCAAGATCAAACGCATCGAGGACAAGACGGCCGCCAACGTGGATATCGTCATCCACCTTCCCCCCGGCGCCGAGCCGGAGAAGTCCATCGACGCGCTCTACGCCTTCACGGATTGCGAAACCTCCATCTCGCCCAATTGCTGCGTCATCTTCGAGAACAAGCCCGTATTCCTGGGGGTCTCCGAGCTGCTGGAGCTTTCCGTGCAGGATACGGTCAAGCTCCTTAAGCAAGAACTGGAAATCCGCAAGCAGGACCTCTCGGAGAAGTGGCATTTCAAATCCTTGGAAAAGATCTTCATCGAGGAACGCATCTATCGGCAGATCGAAAAATGCGAGACCTGGGAAGCCATCATCGATACCATCGATAAGGGACTTAAGCCCTACCGCAAGCAATTCGTCCGCGACGTGACCGTGGACGACATCACCCGCCTCACGGAGATCCGCATCAAGCGCATCTCCCGCTTCGACGGCTTCAAGGCCGACGAGGAAATGATCGCCCTGCAAAAGGAAATCGGCGAGACCGAGAAGAACCTCAAGGGCCTTACCAGGTACGCCATTTCCTACTACGAGAACCTATTGTCCAAGTACGGCAAGGGCCGCGAGCGCAAGACCAAGATCGCCCGCTTCGACGATATCGACGCCGCCGAGGTGATCTTGTCCAACCTCAAGGTCTATATGGACCGCGAGAACGGCTTCGTGGGGACCAAGGTCTCGAACGGCGAACTGATCGGGACGGATTTTTCCTCTATGGACGAGGTGATCGCTTTCAAGGAGGACGGAACCTTCGCGGTAACCAAGGTGGGCGAGAAGAATTTCGTGGGCAATAAGATCCTCTTCGCGGCCAAATTCGATCGCGCCGATGAGACGACGGTCTACAACATGCTCTACCGCGATGGCCGCGGCGGAAACCTGATGGCCAAGCGATTCCAAATCGGCGGCATCACCCGCGATAAGCAATACGATCTCACCAAGGGCAGCCCCCAGTCGAAGGTCTGGTATCTCGAGGTGCAGCCCGCGAAAATCTCGGATAAGGTCATCGTCCATTTGGTGCCGCAACCCCGCATCAAGACCGAAATCCCCCTCAACTTCGAAGACTACGAGGTGAAGGGCCGCGGAACGAACGGCAACATCGTCAGCCCGCATGCCGTTAAGCGGGTGGAACGAAAGACCAAGCTACCAGAGACGAATGATGAAAAGGGCGCCAAGAAATAG
- a CDS encoding TIGR02147 family protein, which yields MQKPDIFAYLDYRKYLRDAFEAMKAAAQEGRAAQKGGAKISYRSFAKEAGYSSPNLLQLILAGERDLAPAHVPGTVRALKLNKQETEFFADLVAFDRAEGFDEKTFHYQRMLRSRRHAEARPIEKGQFEYLEQWYHPVVRELVAHPEFDGTPEWIAGRVHPRITPAQAEKSLLLLERLGMIRRDGAEGKLVQSDAQISTAPEVASLAVANYHRSVLKLAESSIESFDGDQRDLRAVTLGIPKDKFPELKRKLEAFWREILDLAAGAGPVEEVYQINLQAFPLTRPEAPHA from the coding sequence ATGCAGAAACCCGATATCTTCGCCTACCTGGATTACCGCAAGTACCTCCGGGACGCGTTCGAAGCGATGAAAGCGGCGGCCCAAGAGGGCCGGGCGGCCCAAAAAGGCGGTGCGAAGATCAGCTATCGCTCCTTCGCGAAAGAGGCCGGGTACTCCTCCCCCAACCTGTTGCAGTTGATTTTAGCCGGGGAGCGCGATCTGGCTCCCGCCCACGTACCGGGCACGGTTCGGGCCCTTAAGCTGAATAAGCAAGAAACGGAATTCTTCGCCGACCTGGTCGCCTTCGATCGCGCCGAAGGTTTCGATGAAAAGACCTTCCACTACCAGCGCATGTTGCGCTCGCGCCGGCATGCCGAGGCGCGTCCCATCGAAAAGGGGCAATTCGAATACCTGGAGCAGTGGTACCATCCCGTGGTCCGGGAACTCGTGGCGCATCCTGAATTCGACGGGACGCCGGAGTGGATCGCCGGGCGCGTGCATCCCCGCATCACTCCCGCGCAGGCGGAAAAATCCCTTCTGTTGCTGGAGCGGCTGGGAATGATCCGCCGCGATGGCGCCGAGGGCAAACTCGTCCAATCCGATGCGCAGATCAGTACGGCGCCCGAGGTGGCCTCGCTTGCGGTGGCCAACTACCATCGTTCCGTACTCAAGCTCGCGGAAAGCTCCATCGAATCCTTCGACGGGGACCAACGCGATTTACGGGCCGTAACCTTGGGGATCCCCAAGGACAAGTTCCCCGAATTGAAGCGAAAGCTGGAGGCGTTTTGGCGGGAGATCCTGGATCTGGCCGCCGGAGCCGGACCGGTGGAAGAAGTCTACCAAATCAACCTGCAAGCCTTCCCCCTCACCCGGCCCGAGGCTCCCCATGCGTAA
- a CDS encoding class I SAM-dependent methyltransferase, translating to MDIVDGKLEKYAFDRTRPEPELLRALADETYASMQSPQMLTGRLEGRFLKLLAAVSGAKQVLEIGTFTGYSALSLAEGLPEDGRVITCEIEKAHADMAQRYFDRSPHGRKIKIRMGPALETLATLPGPFDLAFIDADKSNYPAYYERIVELIRPGGLILVDNTLWSGQVLEPRDGESRAIDAVNRRIAADARVENVLLTVRDGLQVVRKLP from the coding sequence ATGGATATCGTCGACGGGAAGCTGGAGAAATACGCATTCGATCGCACCCGGCCGGAGCCGGAATTGCTCAGGGCCCTGGCGGATGAGACCTACGCCAGCATGCAGTCGCCGCAAATGCTGACCGGACGTCTGGAAGGGCGGTTCCTGAAGCTGCTGGCCGCGGTATCGGGCGCCAAGCAAGTGCTGGAGATCGGAACCTTCACGGGATATTCCGCCCTATCCCTGGCGGAGGGCCTGCCCGAAGACGGCCGCGTGATCACCTGCGAGATCGAAAAGGCCCATGCGGACATGGCGCAACGCTACTTCGATCGCAGCCCGCATGGCCGCAAGATCAAGATCCGCATGGGACCGGCCTTGGAAACCTTGGCCACCCTCCCCGGGCCGTTCGATCTGGCCTTCATCGATGCGGACAAGTCGAATTACCCCGCTTATTACGAACGCATCGTGGAGTTGATCCGGCCGGGCGGGTTGATCCTCGTGGACAATACTTTATGGTCAGGCCAGGTATTGGAACCCCGGGACGGCGAAAGCCGCGCCATCGACGCGGTCAATCGGCGCATCGCCGCGGACGCGCGGGTGGAGAACGTGCTGCTGACGGTGCGCGACGGGTTGCAGGTCGTCCGCAAATTGCCTTAA
- a CDS encoding D-tyrosyl-tRNA(Tyr) deacylase translates to MRIVAQRVGEASVAVDGAEIARIGRGLLLLAGVAQDDTPEDGAWLAGKLARLRIFPDAEGKMNFSLLDIAGDALVVSQFTLFASTAKGNRPGFAAAAGPELAVPIYEGFAAALSRELGRPVATGRFGADMEVALRNQGPVTILMDSKRRE, encoded by the coding sequence ATGCGGATCGTGGCCCAAAGGGTGGGGGAAGCTTCGGTGGCGGTAGACGGCGCCGAAATCGCCCGCATCGGCCGGGGCTTGCTGCTTCTGGCGGGAGTGGCCCAGGACGATACGCCCGAAGACGGGGCATGGCTGGCGGGCAAGCTGGCCCGCCTGCGCATTTTCCCGGATGCGGAAGGCAAGATGAATTTTTCCTTGCTGGACATCGCCGGGGATGCCCTGGTGGTTTCGCAGTTCACGCTCTTCGCGTCCACCGCCAAGGGCAATCGCCCCGGTTTCGCCGCGGCGGCCGGCCCGGAGCTGGCCGTTCCCATCTACGAGGGATTCGCGGCGGCATTGTCCCGGGAGCTCGGTCGTCCCGTGGCTACCGGCCGTTTCGGGGCGGATATGGAAGTCGCCTTGCGCAACCAGGGCCCGGTGACCATCCTCATGGATAGCAAGCGACGGGAATAA
- a CDS encoding DUF3052 domain-containing protein, with the protein MAGYSPKSLLEKLGVAGPRKLSKGKPLSEGKAVSVPSRRALFVGAPAGYSRILGPLPSHVSATEAGLPQAASLSTIKKGASGALRPSFGFIQAFCRTESELAPAISALKKLLASDGMLWICWPKMIKGRKPVPGELNEARVRALGLAAGLVDVKVCAIDETWSGLKFVFRLEDRTKGR; encoded by the coding sequence ATGGCGGGATATTCCCCGAAATCCTTGCTGGAAAAACTGGGAGTAGCCGGCCCACGCAAGCTTTCCAAGGGAAAGCCGCTTTCCGAAGGGAAGGCGGTCTCCGTCCCCTCGCGGCGGGCCCTGTTCGTCGGGGCGCCCGCCGGTTACTCCCGAATCCTCGGTCCTTTGCCCTCCCACGTCTCGGCCACCGAGGCCGGGTTGCCGCAAGCGGCCTCCCTCTCCACCATAAAAAAGGGTGCTTCCGGCGCCCTCCGGCCTTCCTTCGGGTTCATCCAAGCCTTCTGCCGGACGGAGTCCGAACTCGCCCCCGCCATATCCGCCCTGAAAAAGCTGCTCGCCTCCGATGGGATGTTGTGGATTTGCTGGCCCAAAATGATAAAGGGGCGTAAGCCCGTCCCCGGGGAACTCAACGAAGCCCGGGTACGGGCCCTGGGCCTGGCGGCCGGGCTCGTGGACGTTAAGGTTTGCGCGATCGACGAGACCTGGTCGGGCCTGAAATTCGTATTCCGGCTCGAGGATCGCACTAAGGGCCGCTAA
- the eno gene encoding phosphopyruvate hydratase, producing the protein MSAIKTLVARQILDSRGNPTVEVDVTLESGAFGRAAVPSGASTGEREAVELRDGDKSRYLGKGVTKAVKNANTKLAGLLIGKEASKQSELDKAMIDLDGTHNKGKLGANALLGASMAIARAAAAEAGKPLYVYLGELAGNTTYSLPLPMCNIINGGAHSDAPIDFQEFMIAPVGAKSFSEGLRMSVEVFHALKALLKKRGLSTAVGDEGGFAPTLKGTKDALDSIMKAIKDAGYVPGKDVKIALDVASSEFYDKDKNVYTFHKSDGKSYTSKQMVKMYADLCAKYPIYSIEDGMDQNDWEGWKLLTDAIGKKVQLVGDDLFVTNPAILKKGIDGKVANAILIKVNQIGTVTETIEAIKMAQAAKYGVVSSHRSGETEDSFISDLAVGTAAGQIKTGSLSRTDRVCKYNQLLRIEEQLGKNAKWKKNAF; encoded by the coding sequence ATGTCCGCCATCAAGACCCTTGTCGCACGCCAGATCCTCGACTCCCGCGGTAACCCCACCGTCGAAGTGGACGTGACCCTCGAGAGCGGGGCCTTCGGCCGCGCCGCCGTGCCATCGGGCGCGTCCACCGGCGAACGCGAGGCGGTGGAGCTGCGCGACGGGGACAAGTCCCGCTACCTGGGCAAGGGCGTGACCAAGGCGGTCAAGAACGCCAACACCAAGCTGGCCGGCTTGCTGATCGGCAAAGAGGCATCCAAGCAGTCAGAGCTGGATAAGGCGATGATCGATCTCGACGGGACCCACAACAAAGGCAAGCTGGGCGCCAACGCCCTCCTCGGCGCCTCCATGGCCATCGCCCGCGCCGCCGCCGCCGAAGCCGGCAAGCCCCTCTACGTTTATCTCGGCGAGCTGGCCGGCAATACCACCTACTCCTTGCCCCTGCCGATGTGCAACATCATCAACGGCGGCGCCCATTCCGACGCGCCCATCGATTTCCAGGAGTTCATGATCGCCCCCGTGGGCGCCAAGAGCTTTTCCGAAGGCCTGCGCATGTCGGTGGAAGTATTCCATGCCCTCAAGGCCCTGTTGAAGAAGCGGGGCCTCTCGACCGCGGTGGGCGACGAAGGCGGCTTCGCCCCCACGCTCAAGGGGACCAAGGACGCCCTCGATTCCATCATGAAGGCCATCAAGGACGCCGGGTACGTGCCCGGTAAGGACGTGAAGATCGCCCTCGACGTCGCCTCCTCCGAGTTCTACGACAAGGATAAGAACGTCTACACCTTCCATAAGTCCGACGGAAAGTCCTACACCAGCAAGCAGATGGTGAAGATGTACGCGGACCTGTGCGCCAAGTACCCGATCTACTCCATCGAGGACGGCATGGATCAGAACGATTGGGAAGGCTGGAAGCTCTTGACCGACGCCATCGGCAAGAAGGTCCAATTGGTTGGCGATGATCTTTTCGTCACCAACCCCGCCATCCTGAAGAAGGGCATCGACGGCAAGGTGGCCAATGCCATTCTGATCAAGGTGAACCAGATCGGCACCGTCACCGAGACCATCGAAGCCATCAAGATGGCCCAGGCCGCCAAGTACGGCGTGGTCTCCTCGCATCGCTCCGGCGAGACGGAAGACTCCTTCATCTCCGACCTGGCCGTAGGCACGGCCGCCGGCCAGATCAAGACCGGCTCGCTGTCGCGCACCGATCGCGTTTGCAAGTACAACCAGCTCCTGCGCATCGAGGAGCAGTTGGGCAAGAATGCCAAGTGGAAGAAGAACGCGTTCTAA
- a CDS encoding polysaccharide deacetylase family protein: MISGQRKLVVSLHDITPFHRERIGRAEAVYRELGLSKLTYLFVPEYHGGYPAAQDMAFRAWCREERPFRIDWHLHGYCHLEPPPQPGSWGAGDFLKRKLLTAGEGEFLALDAEAQRRKLEAGREAFRTCLGKDPVGFVAPAWLFNAHLPGALKDQGFRFTEDQRRMYRVDTGASLKSPVITWATRTWLRKYGSLVVCPLLLRLWSQAPVLRVAMHPFDFDHPATVGNIRSVLAAAMRDREQAFAEDLDFASAGAA; the protein is encoded by the coding sequence ATGATTTCCGGACAACGGAAATTGGTGGTTTCCCTGCATGACATCACGCCGTTCCACCGGGAACGCATAGGTCGCGCGGAAGCCGTATACCGCGAGTTGGGCCTGTCCAAGCTCACCTACCTGTTCGTGCCGGAGTACCATGGCGGTTACCCGGCGGCCCAGGACATGGCTTTCCGGGCCTGGTGCCGGGAAGAGCGGCCCTTCCGGATTGATTGGCATCTCCATGGGTATTGCCATCTGGAACCGCCCCCGCAACCGGGCTCCTGGGGAGCGGGAGATTTCCTGAAGCGGAAACTTTTGACTGCGGGGGAGGGGGAATTCCTGGCCCTGGACGCGGAGGCGCAACGGCGGAAGCTGGAAGCGGGCCGCGAGGCCTTCCGGACCTGCCTGGGAAAGGATCCCGTCGGATTCGTGGCTCCGGCCTGGCTCTTCAACGCCCACCTGCCCGGGGCCCTCAAGGACCAGGGGTTCCGGTTCACGGAGGATCAGCGCCGCATGTATCGCGTCGATACGGGAGCGAGCCTGAAAAGCCCCGTCATCACCTGGGCCACGCGTACCTGGCTGCGCAAGTACGGTTCCTTGGTCGTCTGCCCGCTGTTGTTGCGGCTTTGGTCCCAGGCCCCCGTCCTGCGCGTGGCCATGCATCCCTTCGATTTCGATCATCCCGCCACCGTCGGCAACATTCGTTCGGTATTGGCCGCGGCCATGCGGGATCGGGAACAGGCCTTCGCCGAGGACTTGGATTTCGCTTCGGCAGGCGCCGCGTAA
- a CDS encoding glycosyltransferase — translation MLHRREVVFLDINTFFSPKAGGIRTYHRAKIEWFRKRPGIGYFLVYPGPARQKLKEAPNVTLIEAYGPALTKDPAGYRLLIDFFHVFKLIRAQRPDVLEAGDPWLTGLFCLALRKLGLFRGLLVSFYHSDPVPTYIEPWSQRGALQGLRAPLAKAAAFLLYRLQRGYDLTAVASRTMEERLRSKGVRAVAHLPFGVPAHFLEGISAPDDISPDAKSVPGEGPVSLLYAGRLDRDKGVDLLLESLPDLLRGNVRVTVMGRGAMAGGFASFRHARYRYLGFVADPGEVRAIYDAHHVLLAPGPHETFGLGVLEGMARGLVVVGPDAGGTGELLREAGSRFLFPAGDAEGFRQAVAKAIKCDWPAEFARSRSLALRYGGWDDAIGRMIKRYSARLGTRPPGEAGP, via the coding sequence TTGCTACATAGGCGCGAAGTGGTCTTCCTCGATATCAATACCTTCTTTTCGCCCAAGGCCGGCGGCATCCGCACCTACCATCGGGCGAAGATCGAATGGTTCCGGAAACGGCCCGGGATCGGTTATTTCCTGGTCTACCCTGGGCCCGCCCGCCAGAAACTCAAGGAGGCGCCGAACGTCACCTTGATCGAGGCTTACGGCCCGGCCCTGACCAAGGATCCCGCGGGCTATCGCTTGCTGATCGACTTCTTCCACGTTTTCAAGCTCATCCGCGCGCAGCGGCCCGACGTGCTCGAGGCCGGCGACCCTTGGCTGACGGGCCTGTTCTGCCTCGCCCTGCGCAAGCTCGGCCTGTTCCGCGGATTGCTGGTTTCCTTCTACCACAGCGACCCGGTGCCCACCTACATCGAACCCTGGTCGCAACGGGGAGCTTTGCAAGGCCTGCGCGCGCCCCTGGCCAAGGCGGCGGCCTTCCTCCTCTACCGCCTGCAACGCGGATACGATCTAACGGCGGTGGCTTCGCGGACCATGGAGGAGCGCCTGCGGTCCAAAGGCGTGCGGGCGGTGGCCCATTTGCCCTTCGGCGTGCCGGCCCATTTCCTGGAAGGCATATCGGCGCCGGACGACATCTCCCCGGACGCCAAGTCGGTCCCCGGGGAAGGCCCGGTAAGCCTTCTCTACGCGGGGCGATTGGATCGCGATAAGGGCGTGGATTTGCTCCTGGAGTCCCTTCCCGATCTGCTCCGGGGTAACGTAAGAGTTACCGTGATGGGGCGCGGGGCGATGGCGGGCGGGTTCGCTTCCTTCCGGCACGCGCGCTACCGCTACCTCGGTTTCGTGGCCGATCCCGGCGAGGTGCGCGCCATCTACGACGCCCATCACGTGCTGCTGGCGCCAGGGCCCCATGAGACTTTCGGCCTGGGGGTGTTGGAAGGCATGGCGCGCGGGCTGGTGGTGGTCGGGCCCGATGCCGGAGGAACCGGGGAACTGTTGCGGGAGGCGGGATCCCGCTTCCTCTTCCCCGCAGGCGATGCGGAGGGATTCCGGCAGGCCGTGGCGAAGGCGATCAAATGCGATTGGCCCGCCGAGTTCGCCCGCTCCCGCTCCTTGGCTTTGCGCTATGGGGGATGGGACGATGCCATCGGACGGATGATCAAGAGGTATTCGGCCCGCTTGGGGACCCGCCCGCCCGGCGAGGCCGGCCCATGA
- a CDS encoding glycosyltransferase, producing MGRYRPHDLIYLPSIIRFVFLYVFEFLACLPALFRLRARYRQIKARPPAEPMVACVGDNLDEVNGIALSLRIMVRELRLKGHQAFVFGAAFHTRPPRRDGPDGCVVMASGRFSVDQAGYPASEVAMLKLDRFIEFLYNHPVDVIEFQTPGTVAVQCLIVAKAAGIKTLSHYRTDIPTYSRLLVKNRLGVWCINTWTMWMTRLMGPVIVPSEAYRAKVAALGVPLERIYKLPRGVDFSNFHPDKARNGAWRRFGLPESGLRLIYVGRVSKEKNLDALADVFPSLAGRIPGVTLAIVGEGPYRVGLAARFAGRNDVHFTGVVQGEDLAGIFASADLLVFPSLTDTFGNSVVEALASGVPCITSNEGGPQEIIIAGECGLVFDPKLPGDLEEKIFTLASDPERLQAFKAKARVRALEFTYDRSADAFWDFYRKYHRNQIP from the coding sequence ATGGGCCGATACCGTCCCCACGACCTAATCTACCTTCCCAGCATCATCCGCTTCGTTTTCCTCTATGTTTTCGAATTCCTGGCCTGCCTGCCCGCCCTTTTCCGGTTACGCGCCCGTTACCGCCAGATCAAAGCCCGGCCTCCGGCCGAACCCATGGTCGCCTGCGTCGGCGACAACCTGGACGAGGTGAACGGCATCGCCCTTTCGCTGAGGATCATGGTGCGGGAACTGCGCTTGAAAGGCCATCAGGCCTTCGTCTTCGGCGCGGCCTTCCATACCCGGCCGCCCCGCCGCGATGGGCCGGACGGGTGCGTGGTGATGGCCTCCGGGCGGTTCTCCGTGGATCAAGCGGGTTACCCGGCCAGCGAAGTCGCCATGCTGAAGCTCGACCGCTTCATCGAGTTCCTGTATAACCATCCCGTGGATGTCATCGAGTTCCAGACCCCGGGCACGGTCGCGGTGCAATGCCTGATCGTCGCCAAGGCGGCGGGCATCAAGACCCTCAGCCATTACCGCACCGACATCCCGACCTATTCGCGCCTATTGGTGAAGAACCGGTTGGGCGTGTGGTGCATCAACACCTGGACGATGTGGATGACGCGGTTAATGGGCCCCGTCATCGTTCCCTCGGAAGCCTACCGCGCCAAGGTGGCCGCGCTGGGTGTCCCGCTGGAGCGGATCTATAAGCTGCCCCGGGGGGTGGACTTTTCGAATTTCCATCCCGACAAGGCCCGCAACGGGGCGTGGCGCCGTTTCGGCCTGCCCGAATCCGGCCTACGGCTGATCTACGTGGGCCGCGTTTCCAAAGAGAAGAACCTGGACGCCCTGGCGGACGTCTTCCCCTCCTTGGCCGGACGTATCCCGGGCGTTACCCTCGCCATCGTGGGCGAAGGGCCTTATCGCGTCGGCCTGGCCGCCCGCTTCGCCGGCCGGAATGACGTGCATTTCACCGGGGTGGTGCAGGGCGAGGATCTCGCCGGCATATTCGCCTCCGCCGATCTGCTGGTCTTCCCCAGCCTGACCGATACCTTCGGCAATAGCGTGGTGGAAGCCCTGGCTTCGGGCGTGCCTTGCATAACCTCCAATGAAGGCGGACCGCAGGAAATCATCATCGCGGGCGAGTGCGGCCTCGTATTCGATCCGAAACTCCCGGGCGATTTGGAAGAGAAGATATTCACCCTGGCCTCCGATCCCGAACGCCTCCAAGCCTTCAAAGCCAAAGCCCGGGTGCGGGCCCTGGAATTCACCTACGACCGATCCGCCGACGCCTTCTGGGATTTCTACCGGAAGTACCATCGCAATCAAATCCCCTAA
- a CDS encoding Dabb family protein, with product MFVHAVYFWLKPDLSPAQVRQFEELATAMSKAPTVRNLWLGKPAATNRPVIERSYSYALTVVFDDAAGEAAYQTHATHDTFREKCGSFWSRVQIFDSI from the coding sequence ATGTTCGTCCACGCCGTTTATTTTTGGCTTAAGCCCGATCTCTCTCCCGCCCAGGTCCGTCAATTCGAAGAACTGGCCACGGCCATGTCCAAGGCGCCTACAGTGCGGAATCTATGGCTGGGCAAGCCGGCGGCCACGAATCGGCCGGTCATCGAACGCAGCTATTCCTACGCCTTGACGGTCGTGTTCGACGATGCCGCGGGCGAGGCGGCGTATCAGACGCATGCCACCCACGATACCTTCCGGGAAAAGTGCGGTTCCTTCTGGAGCCGGGTTCAGATCTTCGATTCGATCTAA
- a CDS encoding adenosylcobinamide-GDP ribazoletransferase produces MSLSNALSYLTVLPIPFKKHIPLNRSVHFFPLVGAGMGSVLVLVFLAFKALMPIYLACLATIAVLESMTGGIHLRAVAELVDGRRTFPGSGFAPKPEYHWRGIAAVVLLIFVKANGLAHMRPDWQPFAVLLAPILGRSSQAMGIIFSRHRLETRHGRKDPDVRRRQIRALLFTGALICCMALFPWQAAAILTATYFALMIATYRFLNRRMEGLTVQTLGTVAEIAEASFIATCSALS; encoded by the coding sequence ATGAGCCTCAGCAACGCCCTGAGTTACCTGACGGTTCTGCCGATCCCGTTCAAGAAGCATATCCCCTTGAACCGGTCGGTGCATTTCTTCCCGCTGGTGGGCGCGGGAATGGGCAGCGTGCTGGTCCTGGTTTTCCTGGCCTTCAAGGCCCTGATGCCCATCTACCTGGCCTGCCTGGCCACCATCGCGGTGCTGGAATCCATGACCGGCGGCATCCACTTGCGCGCCGTGGCCGAGCTGGTCGACGGCCGGCGCACCTTCCCGGGATCGGGATTCGCCCCCAAGCCCGAATACCATTGGCGCGGCATCGCCGCCGTGGTCCTGCTGATATTCGTGAAGGCGAACGGGTTGGCCCACATGCGCCCCGACTGGCAGCCCTTCGCGGTCTTGCTAGCGCCCATCCTGGGCCGCAGCTCTCAGGCCATGGGCATCATCTTCAGCCGGCATCGGCTGGAAACCAGGCATGGCCGCAAGGACCCGGACGTGCGGCGGCGGCAGATCAGGGCCTTGCTGTTCACCGGCGCGCTCATTTGCTGTATGGCCTTGTTTCCCTGGCAGGCGGCGGCCATCCTGACCGCGACCTATTTCGCGCTGATGATCGCGACCTATCGCTTCCTCAACCGCCGCATGGAAGGCCTGACCGTGCAGACCCTGGGTACGGTCGCCGAAATCGCGGAAGCGTCTTTCATCGCCACTTGTTCGGCCTTATCGTGA